The Microvirga thermotolerans sequence CGTCGACCGCGTGGTCCTGGGCGGGCTCGACGAAGGCACGTGGCCGCCGCGCACGGTGACCGACTCGTTCCTCAACCGTCCCATGCGGGCGCGCATCGGCCTGGCGCCTCCGGAGCGGCGCATCGGCCAGACCGCGCACGACTTCGTGCAGGCGCTTGGCACGCACGACGTCATCGTCACCCGTGCGCAGAAACGCGACGGCGCGCCCATGGTGCCCTCGCGCTTCCTGCAGCGCATTAAGGCCTTCGCAGGCCGGAATGCATGGGAGCGCATGGTGCGCGCGGGCGAGCGCTACCGCCTGCTGGCGCGCAGCCTCGACGCGGCGGGCCCGGCCGCGCCGCTTATGCGGCCTAGGCCGATGCCCGATCCCGCGCTGTTCCCGCGCTCCTTGAGCGTCACGGAGATCGAGACTCTGCTGCGCGATCCCTATTCCATCTTCGCGCGGCACATCCTGAAGCTCGACGCCCTCGACGCGGTCGCGGTCGCGCCCGGCGCCGCCGACCGCGGCACGATCATCCACGAGGTGCTGGGCACCTTCGCCGCCGCCTATCCGCGCGCGCTGCCCGCCCTCGCCCTCGAGGACCTTCTCGATCGCGGCGCCAGGGCCTTCGCCGGGATCGAGGAGGCCTTTCCCGAACTCTACGCGGAATGGTGGCCGCGCTTCACGCGCCTCGCCGCCGCCTTCGTGGAATGGGAGCGGAACCGGCGCGCGGACATCGCCGAAGTCTATCCCGAGCAACCGGGCGCGCTGTCGATCCCGCTCGCGGACGGCAGCGTCTTCACCCTGCGCGCCCGCGCCGACCGGATCGAGCGGCGCCGCGACGGCGGCTTTGCGATCGTCGACTTCAAGACCGGGCAGCCGCCGGGCATCCGCGAGGTCTACGCGGGCTTCTCGCCGCAGCTCACCCTGGAGGCGATGATGCTGATGAAGGGCGCGTTCAAGGACGTTCCGGCCGCGAAGGAGACGCCGGATCTCGTCTATGTCCAGACCACCGGCGGCCGCGAGCCGATCAAGGTGCGCGAGATCGGGCCGGGACGCGACGAGACGCGCACCGTCGCGGAGATCGTCGCGGAGCACGCCCGCCGCTTCGAGGGCATGATCGCGCGCTACGCGGCGGGCGAGGCCCCTTATGTCTCGCGCCCCTTCCCGAAATACGCGCGGCGCTTTTCCGAGTACGACCATCTCGCCCGGGTGAAGGAATGGTCGCTCGCGAGCAACGGCGGCGGGGAGGGCTTCGAATGAGCCTCGACCTCGTCGTTCCGGAACACACAAGGGAAGCACAGCGCCGCGCCGCGGATCCGCGCGCCTCCGCCTGGGTGTCGGCCAATGCGGGCGCGGGCAAGACGAAGGTGCTCACCGACCGGGTCGTGCGGCTCCTGCTCGCAGGTTCGCCGCCCGGGCGCATCCTCTGCCTCACCTTCACCAAGGCCGCCGCCGCCAACATGGCGATCCGCGTGTTCGAGCGCCTCGGCCGCTGGGTGACCATGGACGACGAGAGCCTGATCGCGGAGCTCACCGAGCTCGAAGGCTCGCGCCCGAGCCGCGAGCAGGTGCGCCTCGCCCGCACCCTCTTCGCGCGGGCGGTGGAGACGCCGGGCGGGCTCAAGATCGACACCATCCACGCCTTCTGCGAGCGCCTGCTCCACCTGGTGCCGTTCGAGGCGAACGTGCCCGCCCGCTTCGCGGTGCTCGACGAGAGCCAGAGCGAGGAGATGCTGGCGCAGGAGACCGCGAACGTCCTGGCCGACGCGGCGAGCGGGGCCTGTCCCGAGCTGAACGAGGCGCTCGCCCTGGTCAGCACGGAAGCGGCGGGGGAGACCCTCGCGGAGGCCCTCAACGCGGCGCTGCGCTGCAAGGACTTTCTCCACGCGCCGGGAGGCCTCGAAGCCGGCCTCGCCCAGGTGCGGGCCGCCCTCGGCCTCGCGCCCGGCGAGGACCTCGCCGCCGTCGAGCGGGCGATGCTAGAGGACGGGCTGCCGCCGACGGAATGGCCCGCCATCGCGCAGGAGCTCATGCGGGGCAAGAAGACCGACCGGAAGCGCGGCGAGCTTCTGTCCCGCGCGGCGCTTGCGGAAACCCGCGAGGAGCGGCTGCTGCACTACCTCTCGGTCTTCCTCAACAAGGACGGGACGAAGACCAGGGGCTCCGCCTTCCTCACGAAGGACGTGGACGCCGCGCTCCTTCAACGGATGCTCGACGAGCAGGAGCGCCTCTGGCGGCTCGACGACAGGCGCAAGGCGGCGCGCGCGCTGGAGCGCACCACGGCGCTGTTCACCCTCGCCGCCGAGATCGGCGCGCGGGTGGAGCGCGCGAAGGGCCGCTACGGGGCGCTCGACTTCCAGGACCTCATCGACAAGACCCTGGCGCTGCTGTCGCGGCACGACGCGGGCTGGATCCTCTACAAGCTCGACCGGGGCATCGACCACGTGCTCATCGACGAGGCGCAGGACACGAATCCCGAGCAATGGGCGATCCTGCGCAGGATCACGGAGGACTTCACCGCCGGCCACGGGGCGCGGGGCCGGCAGGTCCGCACCCTCTTCGCGGTGGGCGATCCGAAGCAGTCGATCTACGGCTTCCAGGGCGCGGCCCCGCAGGAATTCGAGACGAGCCGCCAGGCGTGGGCGCGCAAGGTCGCCGCCGCACAGCTGCGCTTCGAGGACGTGCGCCTCACGGTGTCGTTCCGCTCCGCGCGGGCGGTGCTCGCCGCGGTGGACGCCACCTTCGCCCTCGCCGAGCATTACAAGGGCCTCTCCTTCGAGGACGCCGCCGTGGGCACGGTGCACGAGACCGCCCGTCCCCATGCGCCGGGCCTGGTGGAGCTCTGGCCGACCGAGACCCCCGCCGAGGAGGAGGAGCCGGAGGCCTGGGTCCTGCCCGTGGACAGCCCGGAGCAGCACGCGCCACCGGTGATGGTCGCCAAGCGGATCGCGAAGGCGGTCCGCGCCTGGACGACCCGGGGCGACGAGCGCGGCCGCGTCTGGCGGGCCGGGGACGTGCTCGTCCTCGTGCGCAAGCGCGGCCCGGCCTTCGAGGCGGTGATCCGCGCCCTCAAGGAGGCCGGCGTGCCAGTGGCCGGCGCCGACCGGCTCAACATCGGCGAGCACATCGCCGTGCTCGACCTCGTGGCGGCGGGGCGCGCGGCCCTGCTGCCGGAGGACGACCTCACCCTCGCCACCGCCCTCAAGTCGCCCCTGGTCGGGCTCGACGACGACGACCTGATCCGCATCGCCGCCCGGCGCCCGGACGGGGAATCCCTCCTGTCCGCCCTGGAGCGGCAGGCCCGGGCGGGCGACAAGGCGGCCCTCGCCGCCCTCGACGCCCTCGGCGCCTGGCGCGGCCTCGCGCGGGTCCACGGGCCGTTCGGGTTCTTCGCCACCCTGCTCGGGCCCATGGGCGGGCGGGCGAAGCTCGTGGCCCGGCTCGGCAGCGAGGCGGGCGACGCCATCGATGCCTTCCTCTGCTTCGCCCACCAGTCGGAGCAGGCGGAGACGCCCTCCCTCACGGTCTTCCTCAACCGGTTCGAATCCGCCGCCCACACCATCAAGCGCGACCTCGATTCCACCAACGACGAGGTGCGGGTGATGACCGTGCACGGGGCCAAGGGCCTGGAGGCGCCCATCGTCTTTCTCATCGACGGCTGCGACGTGCTGGGCCGGGACCCGCCCCTGCTCCGGCTCGCGGCGGCGGGCGGCACGGTCCCGGTCTGGGCCCCCGGCAAGAGCTCCGACTGCAGGGCCATGGGCGAGGCGCGGGATGCGCTCCATGCCAAGGCCCTGGAGGAGCACAACCGCCTGCTCTACGTGGCCATGACCCGGGCCAAGGACCGGCTGGTGATCGCGCCCTATCTCACGGGCCGGAAGGACTCGCCCCAGGAGGCCTGGTGCGAGATGGTGCGCCGGGGCTGGCTCCACGCCAACCGGGGCCGGGAGCTTCCGGAAAAGCCCTTCGCGGAGCCCCTCGCCCTGTGGGCGGACGAGCCCGTGGGTCTCGCGGGAGCGGCGGCGGACGTCCCGGCTCCGGCCCCGGCCGAGATCCCCGACTGGCTGCGGCAGGCCGCGCAGCCGGAGCCGGAGCCCCTGCCGCCGATCCGGCCCTCCAGCGCCCTGGGCGCCGCCGACCGGCTGACACGGCCCGGCGACGGCCCCTATGCCCCGGAGGCGCGCCTGCGCGGGACACTGATCCATGCCCTTCTGGAGCGCCTGCCGAGCCTGCCGCGCGAGCGCCGGGAACCCATGGCCCGCGCCTACGTGAAGGCCCGCGCCCCCCGCCTGCCGGAGGAGCTGCGCGAGGCCGTGGTGACCCATGCCCTCGGCGTGATCGACCACGAGGCCGTGAGCCCGCTCTTCGGGCCGGGATCCCGCGCCGAGGCGCCGATCGCCGGGCGCATCGAGACCCCGGACGGGCCGGTGATGGTCTCCGGCCAGATCGACCGGCTCGCCGTGCTCGAGACGGAAGTGCTGGTGGCCGACTTCAAGACCACGGCCCGCCCGCCGCGGCCGGGGCAGGCGCCGCCCCGCTCCTACGTGGCCCAGCTCGCCCTCTACCGGCGGCTCCTGCAGGAGATCTATCCGGATAAGACCGTGCGGGCCTTCCTGATCTGGACCTCCGGCCCGGTCATCCACGAGATGTTGGAGGCGGACATGAACGAAATACTAACTATTGTGGCCGCATGACCTGTGGCCGACGGGGCGGCGTTGCTTGATTCCGCCCCGGGCGGTTCCTACCTTGATGAAATCGTCGAGCGGCTCGAAGGTGAGTCGCGCCCAAGGACAAAGGTGATGGTATGGCGACCGTGAAGGTGACCGACGCGAGCTTCGCGCAGGACGTTCTGCAATCCTCAGAGCCCGTGGTGGTCGATTTCTGGGCGGAATGGTGCGGCCCCTGCCGCATGATCGGCCCGGCTCTCGAGGAGATTTCCGACGAGATGGCCGGCAAGGTGAAGATCGCGAAGCTCAACGTGGACGAGAACCCGCAGGTCTCCTCCCAGTTCGGCATCCGCTCGATTCCGGCCCTGATGATGTTCAAGGGCGGCAAGGTCGTGGCCCAGAAGATCGGCGCCGCGCCCAAGGGCGACCTCGCCCGCTGGATCCAGGCCTCGGCCTGAACCCTGCCGCAACGAAGCTTCCGAAGGGGCCGGAAGGCCCCTTTTTCATGCCGTCGCTTCCGTCTTTCAAAGAGACCCGCGCGGCGCACCACCCGCCGTCATTCCGGGGCCGCGCAGCGGAGCCCGAAATCCATAGCCGCTGACGGCGCGGAAGAGGACGCAGCGGCAGCCGTTGTGCCTTGCTCGCCAAGTTCGCGTTCATGGATTCCGGGCCCGATCCTTCGGATCGTCCCGGAATGACGGAGCGGCGGTCCGAAGAGCGGAACTTCGCTATTCCGGCGGCGTGCCGTTGGCGGCCAGGACCTCGCCCGCGAGATAGAGCGAGCCGCAGATGAGGACGCGGGGCGGGCGGTCCCAGACATAGTCGTGGAGGGAGGCCAGCGCGGCCTCGACGCTCGGCTTCGTGGAGACCGTAAGCCCCACGCCCGCGGCGATGCTCGCCACCTCCTCGGCCGGGCGCGCGGCGATCTGGCCTGCGATCGGCACCGCGATCACCTCCCGGGCGAGCCCCAGGAAGTTCCTGAAGAAGGCCTCCGAATCCTTGGTGCCGAGCATGCCCGTGACGAGCACCAGGGGCGCGTCGGCGGTCTCGCTCCGGTCGGCCATGGCGGCGGCGAGGACACGGCCGCCGTCGGGGTTGTGGCCCCCGTCGAGCCAGATCTCGCAGCCCTGCGGCGCGATCTCCGGGAGGCGACCCCTCGAGAGCCGCTGAAGCCGGCCCGGCCATTCCGCCCGGGCGAGGCCGGCCTCGAAGGCCGAGGTCTCGAAGCGGTCGAAGCCCGCCGCCCGCAGGGCCGCCACGGCGGTGCCCGCGTTGATGTACTGGTGACGCCCGACGAGTCTGGGGAGGGGCAGGTCGAGCAGGCCCTTCTCGTCCTGGTAGACGAGCCGCCCCCGCTCCTCGTGCACGGAAAAATCCTGCGACCCGACGAGGATCGGCGCCGCGCCGACCCGCTCGGCCTCGGCCCTCAGGGTCTCGTCGGCGGCCACGTAGTCCTGCGCCGCGATGACGGCGGGGCAGCCGCGCTTGAAGATGCCGGCCTTCTCCCGGGCGATGCCCTCCA is a genomic window containing:
- the trxA gene encoding thioredoxin: MATVKVTDASFAQDVLQSSEPVVVDFWAEWCGPCRMIGPALEEISDEMAGKVKIAKLNVDENPQVSSQFGIRSIPALMMFKGGKVVAQKIGAAPKGDLARWIQASA
- the addA gene encoding double-strand break repair helicase AddA, with the protein product MSLDLVVPEHTREAQRRAADPRASAWVSANAGAGKTKVLTDRVVRLLLAGSPPGRILCLTFTKAAAANMAIRVFERLGRWVTMDDESLIAELTELEGSRPSREQVRLARTLFARAVETPGGLKIDTIHAFCERLLHLVPFEANVPARFAVLDESQSEEMLAQETANVLADAASGACPELNEALALVSTEAAGETLAEALNAALRCKDFLHAPGGLEAGLAQVRAALGLAPGEDLAAVERAMLEDGLPPTEWPAIAQELMRGKKTDRKRGELLSRAALAETREERLLHYLSVFLNKDGTKTRGSAFLTKDVDAALLQRMLDEQERLWRLDDRRKAARALERTTALFTLAAEIGARVERAKGRYGALDFQDLIDKTLALLSRHDAGWILYKLDRGIDHVLIDEAQDTNPEQWAILRRITEDFTAGHGARGRQVRTLFAVGDPKQSIYGFQGAAPQEFETSRQAWARKVAAAQLRFEDVRLTVSFRSARAVLAAVDATFALAEHYKGLSFEDAAVGTVHETARPHAPGLVELWPTETPAEEEEPEAWVLPVDSPEQHAPPVMVAKRIAKAVRAWTTRGDERGRVWRAGDVLVLVRKRGPAFEAVIRALKEAGVPVAGADRLNIGEHIAVLDLVAAGRAALLPEDDLTLATALKSPLVGLDDDDLIRIAARRPDGESLLSALERQARAGDKAALAALDALGAWRGLARVHGPFGFFATLLGPMGGRAKLVARLGSEAGDAIDAFLCFAHQSEQAETPSLTVFLNRFESAAHTIKRDLDSTNDEVRVMTVHGAKGLEAPIVFLIDGCDVLGRDPPLLRLAAAGGTVPVWAPGKSSDCRAMGEARDALHAKALEEHNRLLYVAMTRAKDRLVIAPYLTGRKDSPQEAWCEMVRRGWLHANRGRELPEKPFAEPLALWADEPVGLAGAAADVPAPAPAEIPDWLRQAAQPEPEPLPPIRPSSALGAADRLTRPGDGPYAPEARLRGTLIHALLERLPSLPRERREPMARAYVKARAPRLPEELREAVVTHALGVIDHEAVSPLFGPGSRAEAPIAGRIETPDGPVMVSGQIDRLAVLETEVLVADFKTTARPPRPGQAPPRSYVAQLALYRRLLQEIYPDKTVRAFLIWTSGPVIHEMLEADMNEILTIVAA
- a CDS encoding bifunctional folylpolyglutamate synthase/dihydrofolate synthase, with the translated sequence MDSSDALIARFLALHPKTIDLSLGRIQRLLADLGHPERRLPPVIHVAGTNGKGSTIAFMRAILESAGLAVHVYTSPHLVRFHERIRLGRFGGGRYVEEDRLVEALRRCEKVNAGAPITVFEITTAAALLLYAEEPADVLLLEVGLGGRYDATNVIDAPAAAVVTSIGHDHAEYLGTTLEGIAREKAGIFKRGCPAVIAAQDYVAADETLRAEAERVGAAPILVGSQDFSVHEERGRLVYQDEKGLLDLPLPRLVGRHQYINAGTAVAALRAAGFDRFETSAFEAGLARAEWPGRLQRLSRGRLPEIAPQGCEIWLDGGHNPDGGRVLAAAMADRSETADAPLVLVTGMLGTKDSEAFFRNFLGLAREVIAVPIAGQIAARPAEEVASIAAGVGLTVSTKPSVEAALASLHDYVWDRPPRVLICGSLYLAGEVLAANGTPPE